The region CGGCCTCCTGCTGGCCCGTGTCGAAGGCCATCCAGCCCGCCAGGCGGGTCAGCTCGGCACTCGCCCCGAAGAGAGCTCTGCCCACTTCGTCGGAGTAGGCGCCGAGCAGCAGCGGTGCCGCCTCGACCCGCAGACATTCCGGCACCATCGACGAACGCCAGTCGCCACCTCCGTACTTGGAGTCCCAGCGCCTGGCGTCCTCTGCTGCCTCGCGGAGCTTCTGCACATCGCTGTGGCCGACTTTCAGTGGTGCCCCGGAGCCCTCGGAAGGGTTCACGTCCCGCGCCACCGAACTGTCGGCCGGGGTTATCAGCCACCGTGAGGCGGGAGTCGCGTAAGCGCTCACTGCGAAGGATCCCGCCAGGGACTGCCAGATGCCGCCGCTGCCGGCCCGGCGGCCGGCGAGGTCGAGGCGGTACAGCTCGGTGGCCGACCGCACCGCCTGCCCGACGTCACGGGGGAAGGCGAGGCCCACTTCGGGCGCGGGATCCGCGTCCGCCAGGCCGATCTCGTGGAGCGGCACCGGGCGGCCGAGCTTCTGACCGATGGCGGCCGCGATGAGATGCGGCGCCGCACCCTGCGGCACCATTCCCTTCGACACCCAGCGCGCCACCGACGTCTTGTCGTAGCGAAGAGTCAACCCGCGTTGGGCGCCAAGATCGTTGACGCGCCGCGCGAGTCCTGCGTTGCTGATTCCCGCGAGGGCGAGAACGGCGCCGAGTTTTTCGTTCGGCCCGCGTTGCTCCCTGGACATGCGCCACCCCTCGACACAGACGGCTGCCGCGCTGGCATAACCATGCGGCATTCGTAAACCCAGCGTAGTTCGCCGCATCCCAAGCGTTAAGGGGCGTTGTTCCGGATGGCGGGATTGTGGTCCGTACGGAAGTACGGACGGTTGCATCGTGCTCCCGCTGTG is a window of Streptomyces mirabilis DNA encoding:
- a CDS encoding MFS transporter; translated protein: MSREQRGPNEKLGAVLALAGISNAGLARRVNDLGAQRGLTLRYDKTSVARWVSKGMVPQGAAPHLIAAAIGQKLGRPVPLHEIGLADADPAPEVGLAFPRDVGQAVRSATELYRLDLAGRRAGSGGIWQSLAGSFAVSAYATPASRWLITPADSSVARDVNPSEGSGAPLKVGHSDVQKLREAAEDARRWDSKYGGGDWRSSMVPECLRVEAAPLLLGAYSDEVGRALFGASAELTRLAGWMAFDTGQQEAAQRYYIQALRLARAAADVPLGGYVLASMSLQATYRGFGDEGVDLAQAALERNRGLATARTMSFFRLVEARAHARAGDAQAAGGALKAAEGWLERARDGDHDPSWLGFYSYDRFAADAAECYRDLKAPRQVRRFTEQALSKPTEEFVRSHGLRLVVSAVAELESGNLDAACEQGVRAVEVAGRISSARTTEYVKDLLHRLEPYGDEPRVVELRERARPLLMAPA